The nucleotide sequence GAAATGAACCTTGTTGTTTACCACTAATTTCAGATGGTCTATGAACCTCAACACTAATTTCAGATGGTCTATGAACCTCAACACTAATTTCAGATGGTCTATGAACCTCAACACTAATTTCAGATGGTCTATGAACCTCAACACTAATTTCAGATGGTCTATGATTCTATGAACCTCAACACTATTACCTGAATGTTACACTTGAGAGGTAGGGGTTTTCAGACaagtcttattgatgatagttCTGTGCCAACTTTTGCAATAAGGATGTATATCAAACAAactaaacccaaaagaaaaaagaaagatagaaaaGACTTATTGCCCTCTTTAAAACATTTCATTTGCTAGATTAGAACTTAGCAGTCATGGCTGATACAAGCAATTAGCCGGTGCCACATTTCTCACACGATCTATAAGTAGAGAAAGTTCTTGGTTAGCGTAATCAAGACGATCCTTGCAGATCATAGACTCTGTGAGGAGAGTTTCTGTGAGCGAATGAAACGTTTGAGCACAGTCATCGCCAATGCCCTGGCCATTTTGATTCTCTGCAGCAACGTGAGGACATTCCTGTCTCCATCGTAATAGAAAGTACTGCTCAGGTATAAGGAAGCAGTTCTTCACCGTCAGTACACGAAGAGTGTGCCTACACAATATTCCGGAGTGCTCAAATTCCTTGCATGAACACTGGATCTCCTCATTTTCCGGGTTCCAGATCACACAACATTCCCCTTCCATTTTCTTAAAGTGATGTACGATGTATGGACCATTGGCCATCTCAGACACAGCATACTGCACAGACAAAACCAGTTCGTTTTGTAATATGCTAAAGGCATAAGGCGTCAAAATCCCCCTTGCTTGATCTTCCATAGGCATACAGGTTTTCAAGCTCGGATAAGTGAATCGTGGCGGGATTTGCTTGGCTAGACTTGCAGCCGCACTGACCTGCAACGTTTTCTCGAATAATGAATCAAGGCAGCACtgaaataatatttgaaattgcGTAAACTGTATGTCTCATTTGATTCACAAACCTCTTCAAGTAAGAGTTGCATGCATGTTGGCCCAGCAACAATTCTTTTTAAGAAAGAATCTATAGATAAATTAAACTCAGGGGTCATAGTTTGAGCTACAAAATGTTCTCTGATGTAACAAGGTGACCAGGATGCTCGGCACGAATAAAGCAATGCCGCATGTCTATCTTGAACAAGACCAAACCGAGTGACAAGGAGATTCCACTGCTGTTCAAATTCATCTATATTCCCTGCCCGACAAAACATCTCAAACCCAGCTCTAAATTCATCATAGTGCGACCCAAGAGTCTGAGAAAACCAGCTTGCTAGTTTGGAGACTATGTGCCACATAAATACCACATGGTGAGTATTTGGCATTTCCCTCGCAATAGCATCTTTAAGTCCTGCATCCATATCAGTCAGAAATGTCTGAGGATGCCGTCCTCTCATGAAACGAACAAAAGTCTGTCcaaaaataagacaaaataatgagagcatgaGCACAAACATATATGACAACAAATTTGACTTGCACAAACCTGTAAAGCCCATGTGAAGGAAAGACAGCTCTCATCTTGCAGCAAAACACATCCCAGAAGAATCGCCTTGCCATTGTTGTCAATCCCAAAAAACACCCCAAGAAGCAAACCATAAGGGATTGACCGATAAGTAGTGTCGAAAACAACCACATCCCCAAACAAAGAGTAGGCACCAACAGAATCACCGAAAGCCCACGCAAGGTTTTCAACTTTCTGGTTCTCATCAGAGGTACAGTCATAAGCAAAACCCATATCCCTCTCAGCCAAAGCTTTACAAGACTCAAGAAGCTCAAGGGTATCACTCTCACGTTTCTCGCAAAGGAAAGCATCATTCTCTTGAACACTCTTCTTACACGCTCTAACAAAGTTCCTAACATCTTTCTCAATAAAAGGCAACTGCCCAGCGTGAACACCCTTCTCCAACTCCAACAACTTAACAATCCGGTTCACAGGGAAACCAGCTTTAGACAACAAAAGAATCCTATCCTGATCAGACTGCTGAATCTTCCTATAAGCAGGAAGCAACCTAACTTGATCATCTTCCAAAAGCTCATGGTTATGAACATTACTAAACTgagaaacataccaacaacGACTCACACCATCAACAACTTCTTTAGTCAAATACATCTTAGCATCGCACCCACATCTAACAGACTTACGCTCCCGTGGATGCTCTACATTAGCTTTCTTCCTAGGCTGGTTAAAACCAGAACGATAACAAACGAAATCTCTCCTATACACACCTAAGTTCTGACTCTCCGTAGACCGCGCTTTCCGAATCGAAAAGCCACTCTTCCTAGCGAATGCACTGTAATACTCAAAGGCCTCGTCGTCTGTTCTAAAGATTTGGCCAACGTAAGGCATGAACACAGTGTTATCATATAGTGATGATCCTGTACCtgtggttgttgttgatgaGTCTAGCTCGCTCTTAGTTACTAGGCAGCTTGATTCATCTCCTTCGAATCTGATGTAGCATTTCCAATCGCCACAAGGACATTGCTGACGACGAATCCAGATGTTATTCAACGACATCTCGTTAACGGATTTTAGAAGAAGATTAGATATATCCAATTTTCTTCTAGTCTGCAAACCCAATTCAGAAACCCTGGAAGAGGAACGAACAATCGAGAATTTTAATTGAGACAAAAAGGTCGCTAAGGAATTGGATCGTCTTCGATTACGCTTTATAGTTGTGGTGGGTGATACAACAACTCTCTGCCTTGTGGTTTCGAACTTGAGTTTTTTAACAAACGCCATTGTTCAActcttttgtttacttttctctctcttttggggaaaaaaatggGGGTACACAAAGTGACGAAACTAAAACTTTGCAAAactcaaaataaatatataatataataaataaattaatcttacaaaattaattagtttaattagtctacaaaattaatcttacaaaattaataactttattaatttattatttgatcagtgtgattttgttttgagaatctaataatatgatatattttttaaaaaatctatatatatacatttagaTATACATCTTAGAATCGATTAAACATAATTGcataatttatactatattatacataatagtgtataatataattatatgtgCATAATGAGTTCtcatctagttatatatatagatgtatattATGGGAATGTAATAGTACATTTCGATATTTCGCAAAAATATGTCTTATTGTGTActttttaaagaaaacatatttcattACTAACTAGATAAAGACACGTCTGTTGTgtgggtttaaagttttgtaaattatattatattttagaaaatatattaaaatttgttgtacgttatttataagttttatgtttgctataatatacatatttatatccatttatcaatattttatgtatgttaccgtTAAAAgcgtattttttacacctaaatatactgtatattacaaatatattttttactaccACCTAAAATGTATGTATGAACACATTAACCCAACcattatatgtctttttactttcaatTTTGCGTAgtgtttttaattactaaaattattgggtcaaaaaatattttgaataaaaaatatattatataatatactaatcaatgatgtatcatcacaatagtgtataaccaaccatggagagaacttcggctctgccctcatccCTATGTAATCCAACGGCTAAAAACACATTCATATCTCAGACGACGACAACATGAGAGACTCGATAACCATcttcttttagttttactaGGTTAGACCCGCGCGATGCCGCGggatgtttttttatttatttttaaatatatttgatgttaaaaatataattttttattttttgaaattagatTAACTATGAAAATTATGGTTTTGAAAATGATAAGATATAGAAATGCaatgaaacaataaaataaagacaaaCCTACAATGATTTGTAATTCcgtaatatttgttattataagCGTTTACATTTGAGTcgataattttacaattaactaATGTATTCTATGTGTTTTGGGATGTTTTTTTCGTATAGCTTGTTGTGGGAGATATATTGGTCTAGTTTAATTTTGAggtgtttttttgtagttttaaatttaattatctacATATAGTTTTGATTAGTTGTAAACTCGTCAACACATgttcaaaataatcaatattgCCTTTGAAAATTTGTGACCGTAATAAgcctcttttcattttttttgttggttttatatGGACCTGTGTCCATTTAAACACATTTCTTAACATCCTTGATTTCTACTGAAAGCAAAACTATGTCACAGTCCGTCCACATTCTTAAATAAAACCTGTGCACCacaagtgagagagaagatCTTCAACTGTATTTAGATAAGTACATGTTTAGTTGAAGTGTTGAActaatcaaagaaataaaaaattaaaatcctcGCAGCTAGGGTCAGCATATTGATGAATAGAAGCACATGCTACTAACTTAAAGTAGAAGATCTTAAACTCACACGTATGTAGAGAAATCGGCAAGTTAATATCATAGTTACAAAACATTAGCTACGtacaatattttctattttcttcgtTTATCTTATCGCTTATCAAAAATTGATCTCTTAACAAGATGATTTTGAGAGGAATTGATCATAGCTGATACATATAGAATCCAAGAAGAAAAGTAAACATATGTATCATGATCCATACAATTGACATTTGTCAAGTGCTTTCCATCTCCTATCATAAAAGCAGTTCAATTGTAGAAGATGTGATTGACTCATGAAACAACCTGTAAGCGATAAAAGTGGAATTTGTCATTAAAAAATTTGCCTTATAGTGTCAGTAAATTGTCTTTCCTTCTGCCATGGCCCATGGGAGGGAGTAATCAGGTCCAATATCAATGCAATGAACCTG is from Camelina sativa cultivar DH55 chromosome 20, Cs, whole genome shotgun sequence and encodes:
- the LOC104771287 gene encoding putative protein FAR1-RELATED SEQUENCE 10, translating into MAFVKKLKFETTRQRVVVSPTTTIKRNRRRSNSLATFLSQLKFSIVRSSSRVSELGLQTRRKLDISNLLLKSVNEMSLNNIWIRRQQCPCGDWKCYIRFEGDESSCLVTKSELDSSTTTTGTGSSLYDNTVFMPYVGQIFRTDDEAFEYYSAFARKSGFSIRKARSTESQNLGVYRRDFVCYRSGFNQPRKKANVEHPRERKSVRCGCDAKMYLTKEVVDGVSRCWYVSQFSNVHNHELLEDDQVRLLPAYRKIQQSDQDRILLLSKAGFPVNRIVKLLELEKGVHAGQLPFIEKDVRNFVRACKKSVQENDAFLCEKRESDTLELLESCKALAERDMGFAYDCTSDENQKVENLAWAFGDSVGAYSLFGDVVVFDTTYRSIPYGLLLGVFFGIDNNGKAILLGCVLLQDESCLSFTWALQTFVRFMRGRHPQTFLTDMDAGLKDAIAREMPNTHHVVFMWHIVSKLASWFSQTLGSHYDEFRAGFEMFCRAGNIDEFEQQWNLLVTRFGLVQDRHAALLYSCRASWSPCYIREHFVAQTMTPEFNLSIDSFLKRIVAGPTCMQLLLEEVSAAASLAKQIPPRFTYPSLKTCMPMEDQARGILTPYAFSILQNELVLSVQYAVSEMANGPYIVHHFKKMEGECCVIWNPENEEIQCSCKEFEHSGILCRHTLRVLTVKNCFLIPEQYFLLRWRQECPHVAAENQNGQGIGDDCAQTFHSLTETLLTESMICKDRLDYANQELSLLIDRVRNVAPANCLYQP